Proteins encoded within one genomic window of Oncorhynchus mykiss isolate Arlee chromosome 27, USDA_OmykA_1.1, whole genome shotgun sequence:
- the LOC110507169 gene encoding uncharacterized protein LOC110507169 has product MAASILRRKIPLVCMVDLIIPSLQQANDSQSWGRKGAELLERPHIIGDGQTDWMTEKVDLSSFQSTTESSSSSSSPPSPLEHDVKVPSDLEVMTSLLQEELAQLEDYFRSESTSTKLDKSPKCDKGAQAMGAHSYYQLPYASYSGNQSETSPLVVTLATGELDRVSFCGGPVGRSKMARPAPYNYHHRSYNNCRRIVSDGVNKVGEELEHDTWSAKGSYSGSTEVAVNHCSTLKTVGKSISSVKKVRECGVSLKEEESYCFTEDVFCSEEMTRGFCMAGSFDTHPKREGQLMHGMKVSGYDGMGLEVLHCNKDGGLSGTIPQEPEANDGYYHHHPNVAHTEPYHSFIGEIQEPTQVHGIEPQHGHYLFPECIGDQSYECLSRGESEGPMVDSPIHRQAVQRLKEDPCPLSCLKPGLVSVPLEVHTGERKQKKRDQNKTAAHRYRLRKRAELDILEEELHGLEGQNRELQDKAESVEREIQYVKDLLIEVYKARSQRLKQDASA; this is encoded by the exons ATGGCTGCATCGATCCTTCGCAGGAAAATTCCTCTTGTTTGCATGGTCGACCTCATTATTCCCTCTCTCCAACAAGCTAACGACAGCCAATCCTGGGGAAGGAAGGGGGCGGAGTTATTGGAGAGACCGCACATAATTG GTGATGGTCAGACGGACTGGATGACGGAAAAAGTTGATTTGTCTTCGTTCCAGTCGACTACTGAATCCTCTTCTAGCTCATCTTCTCCGCCCTCACCGTTGGAACATGATGTCAAGGTGCCCTCTGACTTGGAGGTCATGACCTCTCTTTTGCAAGAGGAGCTTGCTCAGCTTGAGGATTACTTCCGGTCTGAATCGACTTCAACCAAATTGGACAAATCACCAAAATGTGACAAAGGCGCCCAAGCAATGGGTGCCCATTCTTACTACCAGTTGCCCTATGCTTCGTACAGTGGCAACCAATCAGAAACAAGCCCACTGGTTGTTACCCTGGCAACAGGGGAACTCGACCGGGTGAGCTTCTGTGGTGGTCCCGTTGGAAGATCCAAAATGGCGAGACCAGCCCCATACAACTATCATCATCGTTCATACAATAATTGCCGAAGAATAGTTTCAGATGGTGTCAACAAAGTTGGAGAGGAACTTGAGCATGACACCTGGAGTGCCAAAGGAAGTTACTCAGGAAGCACAGAGGTGGCTGTTAACCACTGTTCTACATTGAAAACCGTGGGGAAGAGCATTAGCAGTGTTAAGAAAGTCAGAGAATGTGGTGTATCGTTGAAGGAAGAGGAAAGTTATTGTTTTACAGAGGACGTGTTTTGCAGTGAAGAGATGACCAGAGGTTTTTGTATGGCTGGGTCCTTCGATACCCACCCCAAGAGAGAAGGACAGTTGATGCATGGTATGAAGGTTAGTGGTTATGATGGTATGGGGCTGGAGGTCTTGCATTGCAACAAAGATGGTGGACTCTCTGGAACTATTCCTCAAGAGCCAGAGGCAAACGATggctattaccaccaccacccgAACGTTGCTCATACAGAGCCTTATCATAGCTTTATCGGTGAAATCCAAGAGCCTACACAAGTACATGGTATAGAGCCCCAGCATGGCCACTACCTCTTCCCAGAATGCATCGGAGACCAAAGCTACGAATGTCTGtcaagaggagagagcgaggggccAATGGTGGACTCGCCCATTCACAGGCAAGCAGTACAGAGGCTAAAGGAAGATCCATGCCCCCTGAGCTGCCTCAAACCAGGccttgtctctgtccctctggaaGTACATACCGGAGAACGGAAGCAGaagaagagagaccagaacaaAACAGCTGCTCACAG GTATCGACTGCGTAAGAGGGCGGAGCTGGACATACTGGAGGAGGAGCTTCATGGGCTGGAGGGACAGAACCGGGAGCTCCAGGACAAGGCGGAGTCAGTGGAACGAGAGATTCAATATGTCAAAGATTTACTCATCGAGGTCTACAAAGCCCGTAGTCAACGCCTAAAGCAAGATGCCAGTGCCTAA